The genomic stretch ACGGATAGGCAGGTCGATTGCTCGATTTTTGAGTTGGCCATCATTATCATCTCCCTGTTGCTGGAGAAGGGACTTCATCATGTCCGGGAGGTGAGTCAGAGCTTCACTTTGTCtgatatgtgtttgggtatttttCTTGACAGGAAAGTTGCTcaggaatttattttttttactataatttttaaaggaaaattatGAAGTGTTTGTCTCAATCTTGATCTATGTATGTATGTAttgggaaaaaaaatctaaactatCTTGATCAGGATGAACTTGGTTTGCGAATACAAAAAGTTGTTTTGCTTTGTTGTTTCTTTGGGAGTTATCAGTAACATCAAGAAATTAAATGAAGCGAAAGCGGTTTCTTTACGAGTTATCAGTCATGTTTCACGAGGAAGCATGGTTTTATAAATTCTCAGTTTATATCTTAAAGATTAATCATTTTTCAGTTTCTGGAATGTCTGGGGCTGTAAGTGAGAAATTGTCCTGATAATTTCATACTTCAGATCCTTGAATGGCTTATCTTTTTCCTAGCTTGGAATTATGCTACTCCATCTTGTCTTGCATTAGCATCATTTTCTCATATGACTGACAGTTACATCTTCTTTGACTTCGTTGTCAGTGGTTTATCAAGAGGCAAAAGAGAACTCTTTTTGAAGTTCTTGAGAAGGTGAAAGCCGGTAAAACCAGAAAGTTCATACCTAAATTGGAGCACTCTTTCGACGTGCATGGTATCCGGAATAGATGAATTACTGTAACTCTGTGATCCATGTGGTTTTCGTAGAGTTGATGATTCTCGGCTTCATCTCCTTGCTGTTGACATTTAGTCAGGACCAGATCGCGAAAATCTACGTGCCAAAGGCAGTTGCAGATTCTATGCTGCCATGTCGCCCTGATGTAGAGTCAACTGGCAGAAATAAAAGGCGGCTGCTCGCGCTGGTGCTGACGGAGTCACACCTGAAGCGCAGGATTTTAGCTGCTGGTGATTCAGTGGTTGAATGCCCCCCAGTGAGTAGTGCACAGCAACTTCCAATTCTCTGATTGTTTGGTTGAAAATAATCTATTGTAAACAAAATCTAAGAAGCTTTCACTAACATGTTCAGTTGCGATCACTTGTAGGAAAAGGAGCAACTGATTACTGCCACAGGCTTGCACCAGTTGCACATTCTGATCTTCTTTTTGGCTGAGTTTCATGTGGTAAATAGTGCTCTTATAATGGTCCTTGGAAGAGCAAAGGTGAATCTGCAGTGACAGAGTAGTGGATTACATTATGTATCATTCTGAATAATTCCATAGCATTGCCTGAGGATGATTTAGTTTAGCTGTTGCAGTATCCACTTTGCATTGATAATCTTCTCTTGGGCAGATACACAGATGGAAGGACTGGGAAAAGGATACGACATCGGCTGAGTATGCCTTCACGACTGGTATATATATGTTCACTATTCTTTGTTTTTTTGTCCCAGATTTGCATCCTTGGATCCTAGTTTGAGTGGTAAAAGTGCAGAACCAGTATATCGTGATGCAAAAGGTTTGAGTTCTCTGACACagcattgaatttgaaattttttcatgTACATTTGGAAGCCCAGATTCTACCGGTTTTGTAGTTTTATATTTGCATGTTTCTGACTGCTGAGTGACTGAATTATTTTCTGCAGGGAAAGCTATTTCAAAGGAAGAGCTACTGAaaccaaaggaggaagagaaaccaAAGGTATTTTTCACACACTTCATCTTTGATTTGGTGGTCATGTTTACCATACGTGTCAGTTAATTCCCAAGAGCTATATTTTTTTGTTTCACTTTTATTGTTAGCTATATGAGCACAACATGCTAtgcttttgatttattattacagCTATTTATCAGAAAGGAGAATTATTGGTACACTTTTGATTGTTTAATTATAGGCTCTCTTAGTTGGAAGCAAGTGTAGTGCTGATTGTGTAGGAGTGATTTGTAacccttattattatttattagtttTTGCACAATTTTTATGTTGGATCCATTGCTGTCTAGTTGATTTTTATTTGCTCTTTTTGTTTCTTTAAGTTCACTTCCATTTGCAATCTCTTCATATATTAGTGACTAATGGTTGGTTGCTGTTCCTGGATTTGTTATAGCGCTATTGGTTGTTTCTACTAAAGAAAGTTAACTTTTATCAGGAATATTCTTCTGTGATCTTCCTACACAATTGGGAGACTTTGTaaaaccaaagtaactaatttattaggttgaaatgatagatagatgagtgatctcagtcttggcatgactaacatttttttttttttatgttcaaaacctttcattttgttttgtatggttctctctaagagcatggacctagttatcttttgacagctgaatatgattcttttacttcatttgtaactgcaaattcaactttctgataccttgtgaatcactgaagatccttattgcaagcattgaagtaagcattgatgtggttgagataaatgatgaataggtctctttttaagcattcaaattagtcatcttgttacctggtgctcttactactttttcaactatgatttttggtcttgatttactaatatagtatttatgtgtttttacagtttacaaatctcaagtactccagagttgaaattgatgaagtgcggttcgagtgggctgaatgcatgctagattacatttgagacagttgtaccttgatgtgttaacagaatgttatactttgattttgatatctattagctagcttttgatgtaaaaagaatgtttgggtattttatggatattgttgtaagaagattatttatataatttgtgaatatttgtgtattttatggatattattgaatgaagaatatttgtacaatttgtgaatatttgtgtatttttttttgttattgtcggttttaaaatcaaatctgtgctgttaaaaaaatatacatattacatcggttttccaccgatgtaaaaccggtgttataaagtaatattacaccggtcatttaccgctgccaaaactggtgttattaacatacaatattacatcggttttacaccgttgatgaaacggtgtcgttaagtgatactacaccggttaataaccgatttgaagaccggtgtcgttaaatgatactacaccggttttaacccgatgtctaaaatggcagacttttaacatcggcttcatagacattggtcgaaaatcaaatagacaccggtggaaaaccgatgtctatgagcgattttgttgtagtggaaggcgcactaattgattctcctctgggcggagtagcctcttacagcgttgaaagcacagaaagaaataacacaaatgaaagcactggattacaagtagttacttttaagcttctggaccaaggctatatttatagtcttggtccgggcgcctggaagggttccgggcgccctggggggataaattttatcccccaacggtcggatcgagtcaaaactcgatccttttgaaaagtcgattccgggcgcccggagccctaaggtcaacataagttgacttttcgactccggttcagctcgtctcgatccagctcatcttggtccgggtctgttcgctccggctccgtttgcttgggtgatctcggccttcaggaatagggctcacccaaacccatgttccggccttctcctcgagcagccctccttcccggtttctcgtccctcgaacgccgcgcacgttcttctcgtccgtcagtgtacccttccgcggtcacctcgtccctcggacgcaccgagcccgtcggctctctccccgtgccgtccttctcgttagccgcgtcttccgctcgacttcctgtgttcctaagctcctgcacacttagacacaagggttaaacaaacgcaggacctaacttagcttgtttgatcacatcaaaacaccttggggttccaacaatctccccctttttgatgtgagcaacccaagttaagttagggtaaccatatgcaataaaaatgatttatattccaataagtccaaatatttttcaattgaaaaattatagtacctccctctagacttaacatacttctccccctttgatcacataaaaatttggGGTTAATGTAAAACatgtaaagacactcttcagaatttttctttcgaaagagaaacatttaagtaaaatatttttgagataaaacagtcataagtgtttttaaaaaaaaattataagttttgaaacttatctcaacattcaaaaaaaaatttctaatttaaaaaattctgagataacttaaaaaaaattctaagtcaattttcataaaaatttataagataaaaaaatttctaagttaaaaaaaaaattaaattttttatttttctaacataaattgaataactcttttaaagcattaagtaatttaaattaatactttttcagttagtcaattaaactcttcatttcgatacttggctcccaggtcgtggcgaggcactaggccttcttggttattggagcaacaaccacttccttagacaaagcctcataaagaaattagttgtttaatttccttgctgaaaatgctaagtctaatttttaattttaaattaaataggtttttggaacccaatagaggttcctacctacaggattaaccaagtatttcctaggtatatagatttttgatatatttctaatttgattttgatgaaatctataataccaatttaaacctccataatttctaaaagtagaaatatttgaaccattaaattttttcaatctttctatttcttcttttagtttttcattttcaattttcaatttttcaaaatcctctataagacatgattttgccaaaattctttttgtttctaaaatttcattttctaatttgacatttttattttctaatttatacatggatttagtcatagctttgataccaaagtaaagttcatcagggggtaagaggcatacctcacttaccatatcagacttgaagcctgaatctccccctgcttcgctacttccatctgaggtcgctcccccttcatcgatgctgggttctgatgtactttgtccttcgtggcttgccatcagtgcaatccccgcatattcttgagcttctgattcagatgaagaagtgtcatcccaagttgcttttaggttgtgtttcttgggtgtcttcattttgatcttcttgagttctggccttccttaggtgtccctccttcgacacactggtagcaccgcacctt from Zingiber officinale cultivar Zhangliang chromosome 5B, Zo_v1.1, whole genome shotgun sequence encodes the following:
- the LOC121987987 gene encoding MLO-like protein 7 yields the protein MLPCRPDVESTGRNKRRLLALVLTESHLKRRILAAGDSVVECPPEKEQLITATGLHQLHILIFFLAEFHVVNSALIMVLGRAKIHRWKDWEKDTTSAEYAFTTGIYMFTILCFFVPDLHPWILV